A part of Streptomyces sp. NBC_01497 genomic DNA contains:
- a CDS encoding polyprenol monophosphomannose synthase: MNDGGQRRFGPLGSALVIIPTYDEAGNIETIVKRVRSAVPDAHILVADDNSPDGTGVIADGIAAADGHVHVLHRKGKEGLGAAYLAGFRWGIDHGYGVLVEMDADGSHQPEELPRLLTALKGADLVLGSRWMPGGRVVNWPRTRELISRGGSTYSRLLLGVPMKDVTGGYRAFRKETLEGLGLDEVASQGYCFQVDLARRAVEAGFHVIEVPITFVDREVGDSKMSRDIFVEALWRVTAWGVETRANRLLGRRPFGGGPAAREDGAAESRPAETS, from the coding sequence GTGAACGACGGCGGTCAGAGGCGGTTCGGCCCGCTCGGCTCGGCCTTGGTGATCATCCCGACCTACGACGAGGCGGGAAACATCGAGACCATCGTCAAGCGCGTGCGCTCCGCGGTGCCGGATGCCCACATCCTGGTCGCCGACGACAACAGCCCGGACGGTACCGGCGTGATCGCCGACGGCATCGCCGCCGCCGACGGCCATGTGCACGTGCTGCACCGCAAGGGCAAGGAAGGCCTCGGGGCCGCCTATCTGGCCGGTTTCCGCTGGGGTATCGACCACGGCTACGGCGTCCTCGTGGAGATGGACGCCGACGGCTCCCACCAGCCCGAGGAACTGCCCCGCCTCCTCACCGCCCTCAAGGGCGCCGACCTGGTCCTCGGATCCCGCTGGATGCCCGGCGGCCGGGTGGTCAACTGGCCGCGCACCAGGGAGCTCATCTCGCGCGGCGGCAGCACCTACTCGCGGCTGCTGCTCGGCGTGCCCATGAAGGACGTCACCGGCGGCTACCGCGCCTTCCGCAAGGAGACCCTGGAGGGCCTCGGCCTCGACGAGGTCGCCTCGCAGGGCTACTGCTTCCAGGTCGACCTGGCCCGGCGGGCCGTAGAGGCCGGGTTCCATGTGATCGAGGTGCCCATCACCTTCGTGGACCGGGAGGTCGGCGACTCCAAGATGAGCAGGGACATCTTCGTGGAGGCCCTGTGGCGGGTCACCGCGTGGGGCGTCGAGACCCGTGCCAACCGCCTGCTCGGCCGCCGCCCCTTCGGCGGCGGGCCGGCCGCCCGGGAGGACGGCGCCGCCGAGTCCCGGCCGGCCGAGACGTCCTGA
- the fxsA gene encoding FxsA family membrane protein encodes MTTAMPQGTAPKRSRARALLPLGILVWIALEIWLLTLVGGATSGLVVFLIIVAGIVGGSVVVKTAGRRAFQNLRATLQQQQQGGVSPERSAHSSRNGFLMLGGLLIMIPGLLTDVVGLLLLIPPVRSVVGRFADRSMDKRVRASVPDDLQDAFQQAQRTRMSQDGKVVQGEVVQDDEPGGERPSREDEGPRPPLTP; translated from the coding sequence ATGACCACCGCTATGCCGCAGGGGACCGCGCCGAAGCGCTCCCGCGCCCGGGCGCTGCTGCCGCTCGGCATCCTCGTCTGGATCGCGCTGGAGATCTGGCTGCTGACGCTCGTCGGCGGCGCCACCAGCGGGCTGGTGGTCTTCCTGATCATCGTGGCGGGGATCGTCGGGGGTTCCGTGGTCGTGAAGACGGCGGGTCGGCGTGCCTTCCAGAACCTGCGGGCGACCCTCCAGCAACAGCAGCAGGGCGGGGTGAGCCCCGAGCGGAGCGCCCACTCCAGCAGGAACGGCTTCCTGATGCTGGGCGGCCTGCTGATCATGATCCCCGGTCTGCTCACCGACGTGGTGGGCCTGCTCCTGCTGATCCCGCCGGTCCGCTCGGTCGTCGGCCGGTTCGCGGACCGCTCGATGGACAAGCGGGTCCGCGCCTCGGTGCCCGACGATCTCCAGGACGCCTTCCAGCAGGCTCAGCGCACCCGGATGAGCCAGGACGGCAAGGTGGTCCAGGGCGAGGTCGTCCAGGACGACGAGCCCGGCGGCGAGCGCCCGTCGCGCGAGGACGAGGGGCCGAGGCCGCCGCTCACCCCGTGA
- a CDS encoding RNA polymerase-binding protein RbpA translates to MSERALRGTRLVVTSYETDRGIDLAPRQAVEYACQNGHRFEMPFSVEAEIPPEWECKACGAQALLVDGDGPEEKKGKPARTHWDMLMERRTREELEEVLAERLAVLRSGAMNIAVHPRDSRKSA, encoded by the coding sequence ATGAGTGAGCGAGCTCTCCGCGGCACGCGACTTGTGGTTACCAGCTACGAGACGGACCGCGGCATCGATCTGGCCCCGCGCCAGGCGGTGGAGTACGCATGCCAGAACGGCCATCGTTTTGAGATGCCGTTCTCGGTAGAGGCAGAAATTCCGCCGGAGTGGGAGTGCAAGGCGTGCGGCGCCCAGGCACTCCTGGTGGACGGGGACGGCCCCGAGGAGAAGAAGGGCAAGCCTGCTCGTACGCATTGGGACATGCTCATGGAGCGGCGTACGCGCGAGGAGCTCGAAGAGGTTCTGGCCGAGCGGCTCGCCGTTCTTCGGTCCGGTGCCATGAACATCGCCGTACATCCGCGGGACAGCCGGAAGTCAGCCTGA